From Rutidosis leptorrhynchoides isolate AG116_Rl617_1_P2 chromosome 3, CSIRO_AGI_Rlap_v1, whole genome shotgun sequence, a single genomic window includes:
- the LOC139899622 gene encoding RING-H2 finger protein ATL66-like produces MSTHQISQPFHWQFDDLDDKNFQIQGHTLFIIIILFGVILLTIFIYLYIRWICLSMSSSADVAATLSQHVQVFARPKGLDLAVIDSLPITLHQRPSTSAEELECCICLGVFEDGDKVKVLPKCSHTYHSECVDKWLTTRSSCPICRVAILVDSPV; encoded by the coding sequence ATGTCCACTCACCAAATCTCTCAACCATTTCACTGGCAATTCGATGATCTTGACGATAAAAACTTCCAAATTCAAGGACATACACTTTTTATCATCATTATACTCTTTGGTGTTATATTGTTAACTATCTTTATATATCTCTACATCCGTTGGATTTGCCTGTCCATGTCATCTTCTGCCGACGTGGCGGCCACGTTGTCACAACACGTACAAGTTTTCGCTCGGCCAAAAGGGTTGGATTTGGCAGTTATTGATAGCCTTCCGATCACACTACACCAAAGGCCATCCACGTCAGCAGAAGAGTTGGAGTGTTGTATATGCCTAGGAGTGTTTGAAGATGGTGATAAAGTGAAGGTATTGCCAAAATGTAGCCATACTTATCATTCTGAATGTGTTGATAAATGGCTAACTACTCGTTCCAGCTGTCCTATTTGTAGAGTTGCGATCCTGGTTGACTCACCTGTGTGA
- the LOC139899687 gene encoding uncharacterized protein codes for MVLERQGVISFDLISKLEFNDPLYLHPSDTSGASLITQKLKGTENYNVWSCAMKLALQTKNKLGFIDGTCVRYEYEDDEVLLGQWDRCNSVVLTWILMSLSEDVYSGQIFSKNVESVWSELKETYDKIDGSVTFNLYKKINSCSQSGQSLSDYYHKLNAMWRQFDDMIKIDDMVSANKSFQEHNQFLKLMQFLMGLVDVSDLNLTVNLPNGTVAKILQIGNLKLSDKIQLLMCWLFHNTMLV; via the exons ATGGTATTAGAGCGGCAAGGTGTTATTTCATTCGATCTG ATTAGTAAGCTTGAATTTAATGATCCTTTGTATCTGCATCCTAGTGACACATCTGGTGCATCATTAATCACACAAAAGTTAAAAGGAACTGAAAATTATAATGTATGGTCTTGTGCTATGAAACTtgctttacaaactaaaaataaattagGTTTCATTGATGGTACATGTGTTAGATATGAATATGAGGATGATGAAGTGTTATTAGGTCAATGGGATCGATGTAATTCTGTTGTTTTAACTTGGATCTTAATGTCATTATCTGAAGATGTTTACAGTGGTCAAATCTTTTCTAAAAATGTTGAATCTGTTTGGTCTGAGTTAAAAGAAACATATGATAAAATTGATGGTTCTGTTACATTTAatctatataaaaaaattaattcaTGTAGCCAATCTGGTCAGTCTTTATCTGATTATTATCATAAGTTGAATGCTATGTGGAGACAATttgatgatatgattaaaattgatgatatggTATCTGCAAATAAGTCATTTCAAGAACATAACCAATTTTTAAAACTTATGCAGTTTTTAATGGGTCTTGTTGATGTCAGTGATTTAAATTTAACTGTTAACCTTCCTAATGGTACTGTTGCTAAAATCTTACAAATTGGTAATCTAAAACTTTCAGATAAAATCCAACTGTTGATGTGCTGGTTATTCCACAATACAATGTTAGTTTAA